The proteins below are encoded in one region of Bosea sp. BIWAKO-01:
- a CDS encoding MgtC/SapB family protein yields the protein MELLAWAEVDLIFRLLAGTAAGIAVGWERTLKQSSAGIRTFGLVGLGTAAAAGIFGEPDQADAASRVVQGVLTGIGFLGAGVIVLRDREMTPRGLTTAAAIWVTAALGCAAGLGDWKIVVTATGLALLLLAINHSIERWAGRRGGGTAASSRRHDPNLVRSASWKQPNKMDD from the coding sequence ATGGAGTTGCTCGCGTGGGCTGAAGTCGACCTGATCTTCAGGTTGTTGGCGGGAACCGCCGCAGGCATTGCCGTCGGCTGGGAGCGCACGCTCAAGCAGAGCAGTGCGGGCATTCGTACGTTCGGGCTGGTTGGACTCGGAACGGCCGCAGCCGCCGGGATCTTCGGGGAGCCCGATCAGGCCGATGCGGCAAGCCGTGTCGTCCAGGGTGTTCTGACCGGAATCGGATTCCTGGGCGCCGGGGTGATCGTCCTTCGCGATCGGGAAATGACCCCCAGGGGGCTCACCACCGCTGCGGCCATCTGGGTGACGGCCGCTCTCGGCTGCGCTGCCGGCCTGGGCGACTGGAAGATCGTCGTAACCGCAACGGGCCTCGCATTGCTGCTGCTGGCGATCAATCATTCGATCGAGCGGTGGGCCGGCCGGAGAGGCGGGGGAACCGCAGCGAGTTCTCGGCGTCACGACCCTAATCTGGTGCGGTCCGCGTCCTGGAAACAGCCGAATAAAATGGACGATTAG
- a CDS encoding ABC transporter substrate-binding protein, whose protein sequence is MITRRTAIAAGLAAPFVAQGKLGAQTPSRAETLLLVQEYGPNSLDMQGIGSSQPVNGVALNCYDRLLRFKPVPIPGGGGNTIAMGELEGELAESWQIASDGMSCTFKLRDATFHSGRKVTAADVKWSLDRACTIGGFATTQMNAGSLEKPEQFVVVDDKTFRVDFVRKDKMTLPNLAVTIPFVFDSELAIKNGGGDPHAKEWLKNNVAGSGAYKVESWKPGVETIYVRNDAWTSGKLPQLRRIIARDIASPSTRRALMERGDADVSYGLPPKDFKDLLDAGKVNVVGVPIPNGVWGCYLNTQVGPFKDVRLRQAVAWVMPYEKLLQASLFGRGVDMSGGPETPKVAWPQPFPYTSNVARAKALVDAAGGGFSTTLYFDAGNATVAEPMAVLIKEALGAIGITVEINKVPGANFRTEIAKKTNPMVLNRFAGWLDYPDYYLFWTMHGNNSIFNIAAYQNPELDKLIDAARFAPDKAAYEANVVDFIKLVNREVPMVPIAQPTHDVALQKAIGGYQFQPCREPDFRYLTKG, encoded by the coding sequence ATGATCACTCGCCGTACCGCCATCGCAGCCGGTCTTGCTGCCCCCTTCGTCGCGCAGGGCAAGCTCGGGGCACAGACACCCAGCCGGGCCGAGACATTGCTGCTGGTGCAGGAATATGGGCCCAACAGCCTGGACATGCAGGGCATCGGCTCGTCGCAGCCGGTCAATGGCGTCGCGCTGAACTGCTATGACCGGCTGCTGCGCTTCAAGCCGGTGCCGATCCCGGGAGGCGGCGGCAACACGATCGCGATGGGCGAGCTCGAGGGCGAGCTGGCCGAGAGCTGGCAGATCGCCTCGGACGGTATGAGCTGCACCTTCAAGCTGCGCGACGCCACCTTCCATTCCGGCCGCAAGGTCACGGCCGCCGATGTGAAATGGTCCCTCGACCGCGCCTGCACGATCGGGGGGTTCGCCACCACGCAGATGAATGCCGGCTCGCTCGAGAAGCCCGAGCAGTTCGTCGTCGTCGACGACAAGACCTTCCGCGTCGACTTCGTCCGCAAGGACAAGATGACGCTGCCGAACCTCGCGGTCACCATCCCCTTCGTGTTCGACTCCGAGCTCGCGATCAAGAACGGCGGCGGCGATCCCCATGCCAAGGAGTGGCTCAAGAACAATGTGGCCGGCTCCGGCGCCTACAAGGTCGAGAGCTGGAAACCCGGCGTCGAAACGATCTATGTCCGGAACGATGCCTGGACCTCGGGCAAGCTGCCGCAGCTTCGCCGCATCATTGCGCGCGACATCGCCTCGCCCTCGACCCGCCGGGCCCTGATGGAACGCGGTGATGCCGATGTCTCCTACGGGCTGCCGCCGAAGGACTTCAAGGACCTGCTCGACGCTGGCAAGGTCAATGTCGTCGGCGTGCCGATCCCCAACGGTGTCTGGGGCTGCTACCTCAACACGCAGGTCGGGCCGTTCAAGGATGTGCGCCTGCGCCAGGCCGTGGCCTGGGTGATGCCCTATGAGAAGCTGCTGCAGGCCTCGCTGTTCGGCCGCGGCGTCGACATGTCGGGCGGGCCCGAGACGCCCAAGGTCGCCTGGCCGCAGCCCTTTCCCTACACATCCAACGTCGCCAGGGCCAAGGCGCTGGTCGATGCCGCCGGCGGCGGCTTCTCGACCACGCTGTATTTCGACGCCGGCAATGCGACGGTTGCCGAGCCGATGGCGGTGCTGATCAAGGAAGCGCTCGGCGCGATCGGGATCACCGTCGAGATCAACAAGGTGCCGGGCGCGAATTTCCGCACCGAGATCGCCAAAAAGACCAATCCGATGGTGCTGAACCGCTTCGCCGGCTGGCTCGACTATCCCGATTACTACCTGTTCTGGACGATGCACGGCAATAATTCGATCTTCAACATCGCCGCCTATCAGAATCCGGAACTCGACAAGCTGATCGACGCCGCGCGCTTCGCGCCCGACAAGGCAGCCTATGAAGCCAATGTCGTCGACTTCATCAAGCTGGTGAACCGCGAGGTGCCGATGGTGCCGATCGCGCAGCCGACCCATGACGTGGCGCTCCAGAAGGCGATCGGCGGCTATCAGTTCCAGCCCTGCCGCGAGCCCGATTTTCGCTACCTGACCAAGGGCTGA
- a CDS encoding ABC transporter permease codes for MLRMIGGRLMTTIPSVIGVIIVTFLLTRVLPGDTAAYFAGPAATPQAIAEIRSKLGLDQPLPVQFVSYVTALAKGDLGQSLTTGQPVTADLAARLPASAELTLAGLLLAMSVALPLGVLAAVKQGSWIDHLCRVVATAGVSLPVFFTGLLLVYVFYFLLGWSPAPLGRLDVFASEPPRITGLFLIDSLLAGHFETFRAALAQLILPAVTLGIFSLAPITRMTRASMLAVLGADFVRTARASGLTNAKVIGTYAFRNAMLPVVTTLGMVFSFLLGANVLVEKVFAWPGVGSYAVEALIASDYAPIQGFVLTMAILYVVLNLLIDLLYGVIDPRVRLEG; via the coding sequence ATGCTTCGCATGATCGGCGGGCGGCTGATGACGACGATCCCGTCGGTCATCGGCGTGATCATCGTCACCTTCCTGCTGACGCGGGTGTTGCCGGGGGACACGGCAGCCTATTTCGCCGGGCCGGCGGCGACGCCCCAGGCGATTGCCGAAATCCGCAGCAAGCTGGGGCTCGACCAGCCCTTGCCGGTGCAGTTCGTCTCCTATGTCACGGCGCTGGCCAAGGGCGATCTCGGCCAGTCCCTGACCACCGGGCAGCCGGTGACGGCCGACCTGGCGGCGCGGCTGCCGGCCTCCGCCGAGTTGACGCTCGCCGGTCTGCTGCTGGCCATGTCGGTTGCCTTGCCGCTCGGCGTACTGGCCGCGGTGAAGCAAGGCTCATGGATCGACCATCTCTGCCGCGTGGTGGCGACGGCCGGCGTCTCGCTGCCGGTGTTCTTCACCGGGCTCCTGCTGGTCTATGTCTTCTATTTCCTGCTCGGCTGGTCGCCGGCGCCGCTCGGGCGGCTCGATGTCTTCGCCTCGGAACCGCCGCGCATCACCGGGCTGTTCCTGATCGACAGCCTGCTTGCCGGGCATTTCGAAACCTTTCGCGCTGCGCTGGCGCAACTGATCCTGCCGGCGGTCACGCTCGGCATCTTCTCGCTGGCGCCGATCACGCGGATGACGCGCGCCTCGATGCTGGCGGTGCTCGGAGCCGATTTCGTCCGCACGGCGCGCGCCAGCGGGCTGACCAATGCCAAGGTCATCGGCACCTATGCGTTTCGCAACGCCATGCTGCCCGTCGTGACCACGCTCGGCATGGTGTTCTCCTTCCTGCTCGGCGCCAATGTCCTGGTCGAGAAGGTCTTCGCCTGGCCAGGCGTCGGCTCCTACGCGGTCGAGGCGCTGATCGCTTCGGACTACGCGCCGATCCAGGGCTTCGTGCTGACCATGGCGATCCTCTACGTCGTGCTGAACCTGCTGATCGACCTGCTCTACGGCGTCATCGATCCCCGCGTCAGGCTGGAGGGGTGA
- a CDS encoding ABC transporter permease, translating into MSKLDPAATPALRFEAPPSTSLWAHARHVVSENPITGFAFLLFGLILLAAIFGPSLVPYDPLASNTNAALQAPSAAHWFGTDQLGRDIFSRVIAATRLDFTIAVASVALVFLLGGLAGVSAGFFGGWVDKLVGRVADTIMAFPLFVLAMGIVAALGNSVTNIVIATAIINFPLYARVARAEANVRREAGFVQAARLSGNSDWRLLLTQIVPNIMPIMAVQMSLTMGYAILNAAGLSFIGLGVRPPTPEWGIMVAEGASFIVSGEWWIAFFPGLALMIAVFCFNLLGDGVRDLVDPQRRN; encoded by the coding sequence ATGAGCAAGCTCGACCCCGCCGCCACGCCGGCCCTGCGCTTCGAGGCGCCACCGTCGACGAGCCTGTGGGCGCATGCGCGCCACGTGGTTTCGGAAAACCCGATCACCGGCTTCGCCTTCCTGCTGTTCGGGCTGATCCTGCTCGCGGCGATCTTCGGCCCCTCGCTCGTGCCCTACGACCCGCTGGCGAGCAACACCAATGCGGCACTCCAGGCCCCGAGCGCAGCGCATTGGTTCGGCACCGACCAGCTCGGCCGGGACATCTTCAGCCGGGTCATCGCGGCGACGCGGCTCGATTTCACCATTGCGGTCGCCTCGGTCGCGCTCGTTTTCCTGCTCGGCGGGCTCGCCGGAGTCAGCGCCGGCTTCTTCGGCGGCTGGGTCGACAAGCTGGTCGGGCGCGTCGCCGACACGATCATGGCCTTCCCGCTCTTCGTGCTGGCGATGGGCATCGTCGCGGCGCTCGGCAACAGCGTCACCAATATCGTGATTGCGACGGCCATCATCAATTTCCCGCTCTATGCGCGGGTGGCGCGAGCCGAGGCGAATGTGCGGCGCGAGGCCGGTTTCGTGCAGGCGGCGCGGCTCTCGGGCAATTCCGACTGGCGACTGCTCCTCACCCAGATCGTGCCCAACATCATGCCGATCATGGCTGTGCAAATGTCGCTGACCATGGGCTACGCGATCCTGAACGCGGCCGGCCTCTCCTTCATCGGCCTTGGCGTGCGCCCGCCGACGCCGGAATGGGGGATCATGGTGGCCGAGGGCGCGAGCTTCATCGTCTCCGGCGAATGGTGGATCGCCTTCTTCCCCGGCCTGGCGCTGATGATCGCAGTGTTCTGCTTCAACCTGCTCGGCGACGGCGTGCGCGATCTCGTCGATCCCCAGCGGAGGAACTGA
- a CDS encoding ABC transporter ATP-binding protein: protein MATIPLLEIRNLTVEFATRRGAVQAVKSIDISVGKGETVAIVGESGSGKSVTSYAVVRILDRAGRVAEGSISFSGVDLVAADEAQMRDLRGREISMVFQNPRAALNPIRKVGRQIEDVLLQHVQATRATAREKAIEALTRVRIARPEERYDAYPFELSGGMCQRVVIALAIACQPQLLIADEPTTGLDATTQKAVMDLIVELTRERGMSTILITHDLGLAAAYCDKVVVMEKGRVVETAAASEIFRNPQHPYTRRLMQATPRIGMSLADLLTEPPKAEPVPKTAPVASDMARGEAAPGPLLSVEALVKEYPRPAAGAFLARLMGKAEREKPAYRAVDGISFSIARGETLGLVGESGCGKSTTSMMITRLIDPSGGRIVFDGSDIGAIPARQFAASPQRRRIQMVFQDPTDSLNPRFTAERAIADPIMRMGAYSGRDALRARCEDLARLVGLPSELIDRFPHQLSGGQKARVGIARAIALDPDLVILDEPTAALDVSVQAVVLNLLEELKGRLGMSYLFVSHDLNVVRLLCDRVIVMRSGAIVEEGTAEEVLGNPRAEYTRELLTAIPHPPV from the coding sequence GTGGCCACGATCCCGCTGCTCGAGATCCGGAACCTCACCGTCGAATTCGCCACGCGCCGGGGGGCAGTGCAGGCGGTGAAGTCGATCGATATCAGCGTCGGCAAGGGCGAGACGGTCGCGATCGTCGGCGAGTCCGGCTCCGGCAAATCGGTGACCTCCTATGCCGTGGTGCGCATTCTCGATCGGGCGGGCCGGGTCGCGGAGGGTTCGATCTCGTTCTCCGGCGTCGATCTCGTCGCCGCCGACGAGGCGCAGATGCGCGACCTGCGCGGGCGCGAGATCTCGATGGTCTTCCAGAACCCGCGCGCCGCGCTCAACCCGATCCGCAAGGTCGGACGGCAGATCGAGGATGTGCTGCTGCAGCATGTCCAGGCGACGCGCGCGACCGCCAGGGAGAAGGCGATCGAGGCCCTGACGCGCGTCAGGATCGCAAGGCCCGAGGAGCGCTACGACGCCTACCCGTTCGAGCTTTCGGGCGGCATGTGCCAGCGCGTGGTGATCGCGCTCGCCATCGCCTGCCAGCCGCAGCTCCTGATCGCCGACGAGCCGACCACGGGGCTCGACGCCACCACGCAGAAGGCGGTGATGGACCTCATCGTCGAGCTCACCCGCGAGCGCGGCATGTCGACGATCCTGATCACCCATGATCTCGGGCTGGCGGCCGCCTATTGCGACAAGGTCGTCGTCATGGAGAAGGGCCGCGTCGTCGAGACGGCCGCGGCCAGTGAGATCTTCCGCAATCCGCAGCACCCCTATACCCGCCGGCTGATGCAGGCGACGCCGCGCATCGGCATGTCGCTCGCCGATCTGCTGACCGAACCGCCGAAAGCGGAGCCGGTGCCCAAGACAGCGCCCGTAGCATCTGACATGGCGCGAGGCGAAGCGGCCCCTGGGCCGCTGCTCAGCGTCGAGGCGCTGGTCAAGGAGTATCCGCGCCCAGCTGCGGGGGCGTTCCTCGCCAGGCTGATGGGCAAGGCGGAGCGGGAGAAGCCCGCCTACCGCGCCGTCGACGGCATCAGCTTCTCGATTGCGCGCGGCGAGACGCTCGGGCTCGTCGGCGAATCCGGCTGCGGCAAGTCGACGACCTCGATGATGATCACACGCCTGATCGACCCGAGCGGCGGCAGGATCGTCTTTGACGGCAGCGATATCGGCGCGATCCCCGCCCGGCAGTTCGCAGCCTCGCCCCAGCGCCGGCGGATCCAGATGGTGTTCCAGGACCCGACCGACAGTCTCAATCCGCGCTTCACCGCCGAGCGGGCGATTGCCGACCCGATCATGCGGATGGGCGCGTATAGCGGCCGCGATGCGCTGCGAGCGCGCTGCGAGGACCTCGCGCGGCTTGTCGGCCTGCCGTCCGAGCTGATCGACCGGTTCCCGCATCAGCTCTCGGGCGGGCAGAAGGCGCGCGTCGGCATCGCGCGCGCGATCGCGCTCGACCCCGACCTCGTCATCCTGGATGAGCCCACTGCGGCGCTCGACGTTTCCGTCCAGGCCGTCGTGCTGAACCTGCTGGAGGAGCTGAAGGGGCGGCTCGGCATGAGCTATCTCTTCGTCTCGCACGACCTGAATGTGGTGCGGCTGCTCTGCGACCGGGTGATCGTGATGCGCAGCGGCGCGATCGTCGAGGAAGGCACCGCAGAAGAGGTTCTGGGCAATCCGAGAGCGGAGTACACCAGAGAGCTGCTGACCGCGATTCCGCATCCGCCGGTGTGA
- the hpxZ gene encoding oxalurate catabolism protein HpxZ encodes MKINDPAVLAEVEAAFATYEKALTSNDVATLDALFRDSPLTLRYGVAENLYGHHEIAAFRSARSPVGLERALERTVITSYGDAMATANTMFRRASMQGKVGRQSQTWVKFPEGWRVVAAHVSVIAE; translated from the coding sequence ATGAAGATCAACGACCCTGCCGTGCTTGCCGAAGTCGAGGCTGCCTTCGCGACTTATGAAAAGGCGCTGACGAGCAACGACGTGGCCACGCTGGACGCGCTGTTCAGGGACAGCCCGCTGACGCTGCGCTATGGTGTGGCCGAGAACCTCTACGGCCATCATGAGATCGCCGCGTTCCGCTCGGCGCGCTCGCCCGTCGGGCTCGAGCGCGCGCTCGAACGCACCGTCATCACCAGCTATGGCGATGCGATGGCGACCGCCAACACGATGTTCCGCCGCGCCAGCATGCAGGGCAAGGTCGGCCGGCAAAGCCAGACCTGGGTCAAATTCCCCGAAGGCTGGCGGGTCGTCGCCGCCCATGTCAGCGTCATCGCGGAATGA
- a CDS encoding GntR family transcriptional regulator — protein MPPHALPARAKPAAPAPTRTEALRLQIADEIVSGVLEPGTPLDEQDLAARFGVSRTPVREAIRQLSASGLVSVRPHRGALVALPTPRQLDDMFGAMAELEALCAGHAARNMTVSERRGLEVLHQALRALVHEGDPARYHETNEAFHAAIYAGSHNGYLAELTLMTRARVAPFRRAQFRATGRLGGSYREHDLIVQAILRGDQPGASEAMRAHIGIVRDAFRSYAGAP, from the coding sequence ATGCCGCCCCACGCCCTCCCCGCCAGAGCCAAGCCCGCAGCGCCGGCGCCGACGCGCACGGAAGCGCTGCGCCTCCAGATCGCCGACGAGATCGTCTCCGGTGTGCTCGAACCGGGGACGCCGCTCGACGAGCAGGATCTGGCGGCGCGGTTCGGCGTTTCGCGGACACCCGTGCGCGAGGCGATCCGCCAATTGTCCGCCTCGGGCCTCGTCAGCGTCCGGCCGCATCGCGGTGCGCTCGTCGCCTTGCCGACCCCGCGGCAGCTCGACGACATGTTCGGAGCCATGGCCGAGCTGGAGGCGCTCTGCGCCGGACACGCCGCCCGCAACATGACCGTGTCCGAACGGCGCGGGCTCGAAGTGCTGCACCAGGCCCTGCGCGCGCTGGTGCATGAGGGCGATCCCGCGCGCTATCACGAGACCAACGAGGCCTTTCACGCCGCGATCTATGCCGGATCGCATAATGGCTACCTGGCGGAGTTGACCCTGATGACGCGCGCCCGGGTCGCGCCGTTCCGCAGGGCGCAATTCCGGGCGACCGGACGGCTCGGCGGCTCCTATCGCGAGCACGACCTGATCGTCCAGGCGATCCTGCGCGGCGACCAGCCCGGCGCGAGCGAGGCGATGCGCGCCCATATCGGGATCGTGCGCGATGCGTTCAGGAGCTATGCGGGCGCGCCCTGA
- the atzF gene encoding allophanate hydrolase, with product MTMLLADHLAGRRTIPETVAAAYARYRDHDDEAIFISLRLETEALAEATRLQAEGPRGRRLWGVPIAVKDNIDVAGLATSAACPAFSYLPVADAGVVARLRAEGAIIIGKTNLDQFATGLNGTRSPYGVPRNALRPDLVPGGSSSGSACAVAAGIVPVALGTDTAGSGRVPAGLQNLVGLKPSLGLVSTVGVVPACRTLDCVSVFALTVDDASAVLEVIAGPDAADPFSRSIPFGRPGALAPHPRLAIPRPADLDFDGASAAAASFALAVERARALGAIIVPIDMTPFYETAQLLYDGPWVAERYLAIRDLLMAEPEAILPVIRQVITGRPLPDAAEAFAAQYRLAGLALRARAALKGIDAIMVPTMPRPVTLAEMAADPIGRNSLLGRYTNFVNLLDMCALAVPVSLMEDGTAAGVTLIAPSGQDAALAGLGRAFHQASGLTLGATGLPLPPANEPVAAATGMLEIAVVGAHLSGMPLNGELTALGATFQRATSTSAEYRLFALPGGPPARPGLIRVGPGGVPIALEVWALPPEGFGRFVAGIPSPLGIGTLALADGTRVKGFLCEQIATEAARDVSAFGGWRAYIAAQGARQGAPA from the coding sequence ATGACCATGCTTCTCGCCGATCATCTTGCCGGTCGGCGCACCATCCCGGAGACCGTCGCGGCAGCCTATGCGCGCTATCGCGACCATGATGACGAAGCGATCTTCATCAGCCTGCGGCTCGAAACGGAGGCGCTGGCCGAGGCGACGCGCCTTCAGGCCGAGGGCCCGCGGGGGCGCAGGCTCTGGGGCGTGCCCATCGCGGTCAAGGACAATATCGATGTCGCCGGGCTCGCCACCAGCGCGGCATGCCCGGCCTTCTCCTATCTCCCCGTCGCCGATGCCGGCGTGGTCGCGCGGTTGCGGGCAGAGGGCGCGATCATCATCGGCAAGACCAATCTCGACCAGTTCGCCACCGGCCTGAACGGCACGCGTTCGCCCTATGGCGTGCCGCGCAACGCCTTGCGCCCCGACCTGGTTCCGGGAGGCTCCAGCTCAGGCTCCGCCTGCGCGGTCGCGGCCGGCATCGTCCCTGTCGCGCTCGGCACCGACACTGCGGGGTCGGGCCGGGTGCCCGCCGGCCTGCAGAACCTCGTCGGTCTCAAGCCGAGCCTCGGCCTGGTCTCGACGGTGGGCGTCGTTCCGGCCTGCCGCACGCTCGACTGCGTTTCGGTGTTCGCGCTGACCGTCGATGACGCATCGGCCGTGCTGGAGGTGATCGCCGGCCCCGATGCGGCCGACCCGTTCTCCCGTTCGATACCGTTCGGGCGGCCGGGCGCGCTGGCGCCGCACCCGCGGCTCGCCATCCCGCGCCCGGCCGATCTCGATTTCGACGGCGCTTCGGCGGCGGCGGCGAGCTTTGCCCTTGCGGTCGAACGGGCGCGAGCGCTGGGCGCGATCATCGTCCCCATCGACATGACGCCGTTCTACGAGACCGCCCAACTGCTCTATGACGGGCCTTGGGTAGCGGAGCGCTATCTCGCCATCCGCGACCTGTTGATGGCCGAACCCGAGGCGATCCTGCCGGTGATCCGGCAGGTCATCACGGGGCGGCCGCTGCCGGATGCGGCCGAGGCCTTCGCGGCGCAATATCGGCTGGCCGGGCTTGCTCTCCGCGCCCGGGCCGCGCTGAAGGGCATCGATGCCATCATGGTGCCGACCATGCCGCGGCCGGTCACCCTGGCCGAGATGGCCGCAGACCCGATCGGCCGGAACTCGCTGCTCGGCCGCTACACCAATTTCGTCAACCTGCTCGACATGTGCGCGCTCGCCGTGCCGGTAAGCCTGATGGAGGACGGTACGGCAGCCGGCGTCACCTTGATCGCGCCGTCCGGCCAGGACGCGGCGCTGGCCGGCCTCGGGCGGGCCTTCCATCAGGCGTCGGGACTGACGCTGGGCGCGACCGGCCTGCCGCTGCCGCCGGCGAACGAGCCGGTTGCTGCCGCGACCGGCATGCTGGAGATCGCCGTCGTCGGCGCGCATCTCTCGGGCATGCCGCTGAACGGCGAATTGACCGCGCTCGGCGCGACCTTCCAGCGCGCGACAAGTACAAGCGCCGAATACCGTCTCTTTGCCCTGCCGGGTGGCCCGCCGGCGCGGCCGGGCCTGATCCGGGTCGGGCCAGGGGGAGTTCCGATCGCACTCGAGGTCTGGGCGCTGCCTCCTGAAGGCTTTGGCCGGTTCGTTGCCGGGATTCCTTCACCTCTCGGCATCGGCACGCTGGCGCTGGCCGACGGCACGCGGGTCAAGGGCTTTCTCTGCGAGCAGATCGCGACCGAAGCGGCGCGCGACGTCAGCGCGTTCGGGGGCTGGCGGGCCTATATTGCGGCGCAAGGCGCGCGTCAGGGCGCGCCCGCATAG
- a CDS encoding cysteine hydrolase family protein — protein sequence MSRSEIAAQPFSLSVDFARTALVIIDMQRDFLEPGGFGAALGNDVALLGAAVQPCKAMLAGARAAGMLVIHTREGHRPDLSDAPPAKVLRGDPARRIGAAGPMGRILIRGEAGHDIVPALAPLPGEPVIDKPGKGAFYQTDLDLMLRNRGIETLLVSGVTTEVCVHTTVREANDRGYRCLVLGDACASYFPEFHRVGLAMIAAQGGIFGWVSSTDAVLAALAARDRAA from the coding sequence GTGAGCCGGTCCGAGATTGCAGCCCAGCCCTTCTCGCTCAGCGTCGATTTCGCGCGAACCGCGCTCGTGATCATCGACATGCAGCGCGATTTCCTGGAGCCGGGCGGCTTTGGCGCCGCGCTCGGCAATGATGTGGCCCTGCTCGGCGCGGCGGTGCAGCCCTGCAAGGCCATGCTCGCAGGAGCCCGCGCGGCCGGCATGCTGGTGATCCACACGCGCGAGGGCCACCGGCCCGATCTCTCGGACGCGCCGCCGGCCAAGGTGCTGCGCGGCGATCCAGCCAGGCGCATCGGCGCTGCCGGGCCGATGGGGCGCATCCTCATCCGCGGCGAGGCCGGCCATGACATCGTGCCGGCGCTGGCGCCGCTGCCCGGCGAACCGGTGATCGACAAGCCCGGCAAGGGCGCCTTCTACCAGACCGATCTCGACCTGATGCTGCGCAATCGCGGCATCGAGACGCTGCTCGTCAGCGGCGTGACGACCGAGGTCTGCGTCCACACCACCGTGCGCGAGGCGAATGACCGGGGCTATCGCTGCCTCGTCCTTGGCGACGCCTGCGCCTCGTATTTTCCGGAGTTCCACAGAGTGGGCTTGGCGATGATCGCAGCCCAGGGCGGGATTTTCGGCTGGGTCTCGTCCACGGACGCGGTGCTGGCCGCCCTCGCAGCCAGGGACCGGGCTGCCTGA
- a CDS encoding DUF4089 domain-containing protein, whose amino-acid sequence MSEPKPVFDAARHCDAMAPALGLEISEEQRPAVLQFLAVAKAMSEIVFAAPLDEASFEPAGVFRAGRPHDGEPA is encoded by the coding sequence ATGAGCGAACCGAAGCCCGTCTTCGATGCGGCGCGCCATTGCGATGCGATGGCGCCCGCGCTCGGCCTGGAGATCAGCGAGGAGCAACGCCCGGCCGTCCTGCAATTCCTGGCGGTGGCGAAGGCCATGTCCGAGATCGTCTTCGCCGCGCCGCTCGACGAGGCCAGCTTCGAGCCGGCCGGCGTGTTCCGCGCCGGGCGCCCGCATGATGGAGAGCCTGCGTGA